CTGTTGGCCATTATGGATAAAATCTTcagttatatataatatctgtATAGATTATGAAACTGATCATAAAGtaagcaggtgtgtgtgaccATTTGTGGCTAATCCAGTGTAAAAAATATCAAGATACTTCCACATGCTAATGTGAAACAATCaacaattttaataataattttgattattatttattatatctgtTCATATATGTGATTGTTGTCTTACCTTCATTGGAAAAAAACTCGGCCAGCAGAGAAGATAACTGAACAGCATGAGGGGAGTGAGGAAAGTTCAGCTTCCTGTCCCACTGAAAACGATTCACCTCTGGGTGCCACTGTGTTCCATAAAAGGGATATCTCCTACCtggcaaaataaatgaatataaataggtagatgttgttattatttcaaCTCTGCTACAGAGCAATGAGTAGGTTAAtcacattaatataaaaataatcttGTAACCTTCTATGGTTGAGACAAAGTGGACTCTGTTCTCAGCGATGTTTGTCGACAGGGCGGAGAAGAAACTCTGCAGATTCTGATTTTCCTGGAAGGTCTGtaagaacatttaaaatcttttctCAAGGATCTTTCATGTATCTCAAGTGTATGAACAGATTAGATATGTATCTTTCTGTACACTGTGTACAATCTCCTTGTGGTAGTATATTCAATGACACAAGGTTTGGTGGgtggtaatttgattaaacacaaattaatttaGGTATATGCGTCATGTAAGATTCAATGActtaattaatcaaattagcACAAACCAACTGCCacactgttttgtgtgtctgagttCTTGGAGCCCTGGGGAAGTAATCCACTCTTGATTAACCGTACAGTTTATGCAGctctttgattgttttttattgtggtCCTGCAGAGTTAAAGTTTGAGTCCTGTGTAACAGAAACCCTGAAATACACATTCTTGATGTTGATACTTTTCAGAACAATAACAAGACAAAACTCAGAGGAGAAGtgaaacatacagtactgtacagtgACGCCGGTAACCAGAAAGATTAGCTGTACCTTTACTGTAAGTCCATAGTGGTGAAAGTTGCCAGTCAGAGGTTCTTGGGTCAAAGCCTTCATAAGGTCATTGGGAAAACTTTTAAACATCTTACTGGTGGCAGCCTCTGCAGGGATTTGAAGGGAAAGGGTAAATAAACTTTACATACTggaataaaagaacaaacaaactaaaaagatGCATGAATTCATCAGACAATTACATTCTTACAAGatgaaaatgtagaaataagatttttcatttcttgtaACTTGCTTTTACTGACACCAAGTGGCACAATTCAACACATAAAGTTTTCCATATATCTGCCttaattcaaatgtaatgtaatgtatcaAGGCTGTACtaactaaaaagaaaacaacatataAAGACAATAATACAATAGACTGCAACCTGGGGTCAGGTTGAGGGGCAAGGCTATGTTCTCAGCTGTGGTGTTTGTCAGCAGATTTTCTCCGGCCACCAGTACAGTCAGTAACTGCATGCCCATGCATGTACCCCAAATGGGGAAGTGGTCCCCGGCATCGTTAGcctggaacacacacagaatcagaggtttgacttttttgtgattgaaacaataaaaccacacaAAAGACTTCttctgcatttacattttatgcaggttaaaagttaaactttaatattattattaattaaaaaaaattcatatgTTAGTCCTCAGTGCAAAGCTTTATTGCTTTCAGAGTTTTCATTTACTGATGGGtgaaaaattgattttaaaaagattgCAAACTATGCAAAGTAAGTATGGCAGTAGCAATCATTTAAATATAGCTGAGTTAAAAGTTTCCTTGTTCACTCTGAAATGTTGTGAGGTCAAAAATTGTCTTAGAGaatgaaaattcccagaataGGTGCAATGACAGTGCTTCAGCACAATGATTCAGTAAATTCACAGTGGTTTCTGCCTACCTGAAAGGTTTAAAAGACagataataaacagaaaaaggaCATAAGAATAAAGAAGATGCATAGATAGTTATATAGTTAGAcatgcagaaagagaaaaagagagatgaaCAGTTACAGCCCTTGAGGgagaaacagtgaaaataatgtTCTTCTGTACAAACCGTCCGAGCAAGTGTATAAAATATCTTCGCCACCCTGGCAAAGTCTGATGCCTCCAAATCTACAGCTCCCCCGATTAAAAGCAGTCTACACAGACATCACACAGATAGGAGCAGTGACAGATTGAGTGAGGactgacaaaaacatgatgtaTCTGTTAAAGATATAAATGTAATCTGAGACATTTATAGTGATAAAACTCACCCATTTATCTGCCTGAAGATGTTTTCATATTCAGATGTAGTTAGAGTCAGTCTGTGGGACGCAAAACGAAACAAGCAATGCTTcctcactgttttatttcattttatttagacAGCACGAAAGCACAGATCTCACATGGGAAACC
This genomic stretch from Larimichthys crocea isolate SSNF chromosome III, L_crocea_2.0, whole genome shotgun sequence harbors:
- the LOC104920826 gene encoding gamma-glutamyl hydrolase; protein product: MNRHSDSSKSLVRFLVLNNLGKNMSGTGFLVYACLFFAGCFCCSNAMPTKLNQDAVNNRPVIGVLTQIVVDDVMKPFGRTYIPASYVKYIESGGSRVMPIRLTLTTSEYENIFRQINGLLLIGGAVDLEASDFARVAKIFYTLARTANDAGDHFPIWGTCMGMQLLTVLVAGENLLTNTTAENIALPLNLTPEAATSKMFKSFPNDLMKALTQEPLTGNFHHYGLTVKTFQENQNLQSFFSALSTNIAENRVHFVSTIEGRRYPFYGTQWHPEVNRFQWDRKLNFPHSPHAVQLSSLLAEFFSNEGRKSLHQFDSPEEEDSSLIYNYTPVYAANFTGYEQIYFF